Sequence from the Phycisphaerales bacterium genome:
CGGACATGGGGCTGATCTGGCTGTGCCGCATCCTGTTCTTCCTGTTCACTACCGTGGTGGCGTACCTGTACGGGTACCGCAAGGGTGTGTTCAAGTTCGACTAAGCCGCACGTGACGCACGCGCCCGCACAGGCCCAGCCCCTGCCCGCGAGCCGGGCCAATCGCGCGAGCGGCGGCGAGCGTGTGGTGGCGAGCTTGGTGGCCGCGGCGTGCCTGGCGGTGCTGGTGATCGCGGCGGGGCTGACGCCCGCGGGCGAGGGATCGGGGACGCACACGCAGCTGGGGATGCCCTCGTGCGGCTGGGCGGTCAGCTATGGGGCGCCGTGCCCCACCTGCGGCATGACCACGGCGTTCGCGCACGCGGCGCACCTGAGCCTGTGGCAGTCGTTCAAGACACAGCCGATGGGGTTCCTGCTCGCGGTTGGCACCGCGGCGGGGTTCTGGGTAGCCTTGTACGTGGCGGCAACGGGGTCGCTGCTGGGGCGGCTGTGCGGTCGGCTGCTGGCGCCCAGGATGCTGTGGGTGCTGCTGGGCATCGCGGCGGCGTCCTGGGCCTACAAGTGGGTGGTCTGGGAGAGCTGACAGCCCACGCGCGGGACGCGAAAGTGGGGCGGTGCTGAGGCTTCCCGCAGGCCGCGTGCGTACTGGACACTCGCGCCGCCGACGGCGGGAAAGCCACGAAGGCGCCACAAGGGCGAAGGAACTGCGTATGCGTGCGATCGTTCTGCTGCTGATGCTGGGTGTGTGCGCGGCGGTGCTGCCATCGTGCCAGGCCGTGGCGGCAGCGGAGGCGAACAGGCGGCGGCACAGCACGCACCTCGTCAAGGCCGACTTCACGGGGCTGGAGGGCAAGACAATCGCGGTGGTGGTCGCGGCGGACCGGTTCATCCAGAGCGATCACCCGGACCTTGTCGACTATGTGACGACGAACCTGACCAAGCGGCTGTCGCAGTCGGCTATCCGGCCCAACCCCAGCGGCTACGTGCCGGCAAAGGAGGTGCTGACGTACCTCTACGACAACCCAGCGTGGCCGAGCAAGCCGATGACGGAGATCGCCAAGGGGCTGGGCGGGGTCGAGCGCATTGTGTTTGTGGAACTGTCGGAGTTCCGCCTGCGGGAGCCGGGCAACCAGTACGAGTGGGACGGCGTTGCGTCGGGCACGGTGGCGGTGGTGGCGGTCGATTCGACCACTCCCGACGAGTACGTGTACCAGAAGCCCATCACGGTGCGGTACCCCGACGGAAAGGGTTACGGGCCCGAGCAGGTGTCGATGAGCGCGGTGATGACCGAGCTCGCGCGGCGCTTCGTGGAGCGGACGGCGTGGCACTTCTACGACCACGAGGAGCCGTACGAGCCGAAGTATTGAGTGTGGTTTGCTCTCGGGGCCCGGCGGCGGGCGTGCAGGAGTGATCGCGTGCGCATGGTGCTGATGCTGGCGTTGTTGGTGGTAGCGGGGGCGCTGCAGGGCTGCAACTACGTGGCCGCGGGGTACCTGCTGGTGCACGGGCCGGAGAAGAAGCCAGCGGCGCACGAGCTGGAGAAGGACCGGGCGACGGTGATCTTCGTGGACGACCGGGCGAACGTGCTGGCCCGCCGGTCGCTGCGGACGCAGATCGCCAAGGTGGCGCAGGACACGCTGCTCAAGGAGGGCGTGCTCACGAACGTGATCGACACCACCGCGGCCATGCAGGCCGCGATGCGCGAGACCTCGGGCGA
This genomic interval carries:
- a CDS encoding DUF2752 domain-containing protein, with translation MTHAPAQAQPLPASRANRASGGERVVASLVAAACLAVLVIAAGLTPAGEGSGTHTQLGMPSCGWAVSYGAPCPTCGMTTAFAHAAHLSLWQSFKTQPMGFLLAVGTAAGFWVALYVAATGSLLGRLCGRLLAPRMLWVLLGIAAASWAYKWVVWES